The Novosphingobium humi DNA window ACAGCCTGATCGACCTGTCCACGCCCGTCACGATCTCCCAGCGCGACCTGCTCTCGCCCGCCGTGCTGATGAGCCTCGGCCTCTTCACCTTCGGCATGGAGCAGGCCGCCTATGACCAGCTCTCGCGCCGCATGACATGGCGCCATGAACAGAACGACCGCTTCCTTGCCCGCCCGGCCAGCCAGTTCGCCGGGCCGGGCGAGGATCACGTCTCCATCGCGGGCACGATCATCCCCGAGGTCGCGGGCAATTACGGCGCGCTCGCCTTCCTGATCGACATGGCCGACACGGGTGACGCCTTTCCGCTGATGGATGGCCTTGGCGCGCTCTGGGGCTTTTACCGGATCGATGGTCTGGATCAGGCGCATAAGGTGATCATGGCGGGCGGCATCCCGCGCATGGTCGATTTTGCCCTCGAACTCTCGCGGGTGGAATGATGGCGGGCAACAAGGCGGGCCTGCGCCTGGCGCTCGACAATGGCGTCGATCTGGCGGCCAAGATCGACCCGCGCTTCCTCTCGCTGACGCTGGTGGAAAAGCGCGACGGCTCGGCCGACGAGCTGACGATCGCGCTGCAGAATGTCGATGGCAAACTGGCCGTGCCGCGCGCGGGCCAGATCCTATCGCTGGCGCTTGGCTGGGAAAGCCGGTTCGATTCCCATCCGGTGGGCCTAATCGACAAGGGCCGCTTCCGCGTCGATGAGGTCGAGGAAAGCGGCCCGCCCGATCAGATCACCATCCGCGCCCGCTCGGCCGATCTGGCCGGCACTTATGCCAAGCGGCGCAACCGGGTCTGGCATGGCACCACGCTGGGCGCGCTGATCGGCGAGATCGCCGCGCGCCACGGCATCACGGCCCGCGTCCATCCCGATCTGGCGGGCCAGCCCATCGAGGCGCTGGAGCAGCACAACAAGTCCGACATGGCGCTGGTGCAGGATCTGGGCAAACGCTTCGATGCCACCGCCACATGGAAGGACCGCAAGATCCTGATCCTGCCCAAGGGCTCCGCCACCACGGCGGGCGGCCGGACGATCCCCGCGATCACCCTGACGCGGCAGGATGGCTGGCAATGGCGCTACATCCGCGCCGAACGCGGCGCGCAGACGGGCGTCGAGGCGCAATATCACGATGGCTCCACCGGCACGCGCAAGACGGTCAGCGAGGGCAGCCGCGATGCCTATCGGCTCAAGCACATCTACGCCAGCAAGAGCAGCGCCACCCGCGCGGCCAAATCCAACCTCGCCAGGCGCCTGCGGGCGAAGAGCAGGTTTGAGTATTACCTTGCCGTGGCCGATTGCCGGTTGCGGCCGAACCAGCGGGTGGCGCTCCAAGGGTGGAGCGCGGCGGCGGGCGGGACAGAGTGGCTGATCGAGAGTGTGGAGACCACCATGGATGCCGGTGGGATCAAGCAGATGGTGAGGTTGGAGGGGGCGTGATGCCCTGAAAGCTGACGCCCCGTCCATCCTAACTTTCTGGCCATTCTCAATAAAGCCGTTATATTTCAATAGATTTCAAGACGTCCATTGCGTCCCTCAAGGGGACAATGCAGTAGCGAGGCTTTGACTTCGAAAATCGGGCGAGCAACGGCTTTGCCGCCTTTGCCAACAGTTTTTTAGCTTCCTTGCTCAACGTGAGATTCCCAAAGGCAGGCAAGTTGATTTCACTGCCTAAGCTTTTCACAAAAGTTAGCGTTTCGCCCTCGATTTTAGGCGTGGGCACCTGGACAATATCCTCAAATCTCGGCCGCCCGATTCCTTTTACTTCAATTACGAATTCACCAGCCGAAAAATCATCATGACAATGCTGATAATAATCGAACTCAGATTCGTCATCTAGTGCACAAGATAAGTCCTTTGCCTCCTCTTCCGCATTCTCATCTACGCCCTCGGTCCAGACAAAGACTTTCACGTAATCCCAAGCCGCATGATCCGGGGATGTTTTAAAGGCATCAAACAAGTCATGCCGATCTAACACGCTCGGAGGCGCCAACTTCGACCGCTCCTTCCACAACGCCTCAGCTGCTAATAGATCTTCTTCTGTGACGACATGAGTGTCCGGCGCGTTCTCCCTCGCATCGATCCAGCAATCCAAATCCGATAAGACGGACTCCTCGGCTGTAAACAGGTTGGCCTCGGCCCATCCGCGCAGGCCGCTGCCCTCAACAGCCAACCCGTTCGTCGATACATTCGACGATCCGACGATTGCGCCGGAATCGGTTCGATAGACTTTGCCGTGAAGACGCGGATCGCTGAGTACGTTGCCTGGCCCGGCAAGGGCACGAAGCTTGCGTAGCTCGAAAGGGTTACATGCCCCAGATTCAAGATTGCATATTATCTTCAACGCAAGTCCGGGGCGGTCCAACGCCAAACGTTCAATGGCGCCGTCGCCCCAAAAAGCGACTGCCAAGGTCGCGGACTGTGTCAATGCCAGCATGTTGCGCAATTGCTCGAGTGCGCCATGCTCGTCTAAAAATTCCATCGCCCCTACTCCTGATCATACTGCGGCTGGCATACACAAACAGGTGTCGTGGAAAGTCCGCAAGCCCTGTTGTCGCCCAAACGGAAACGGTGGACAAAGGGCGAACTTTTCCTCGCGACCTTGCATCCCCGCTCTCAATCCACCAAAATCACGCCTCGCAGGATGCGCCATCTCGTCATGGACGCAACGCATGATTCTGAACGAGGGTAATTTGAGACCGATCGCAATCGACCTGTTTGCCGGTGCAGGCGGCCTATCTTTGGGCTTCGAACAGGCTGGCTTCGACGTAGCGGCGGCGGTTGAAATCGATCCGATCCATTGCGCCATCCACAAATTCAATTTCCCCGATACAGCCGTAATTCCCAAATCGGTCGTCGGCCTCTCTGCTTCGGAAATCCGAGAAGCCGCAGGCATTGGTAATCGCCAGGTCGATTGCGTCTTCGGTGGCCCGCCGTGCCAAGGTTTTTCGATGATTGGCCAGCGCGTCCTCGATGATCCCCGCAACAGCCTCGTGCTGGAATTTGTTCGCATCGTGGCGGAACTGGGCGCGCGAACCTTTGTGTTTGAAAATGTCAAAGGCCTTACCGTCGGCAGGCACAAGGCCTTTCTCGAAGAACTCATCGCCGCCTTCGGTGCAAAGGGCTATGACGTCAGCCCCGCCAAAGTGCTCGACGCCTCCAATTATGGCGTCCCTCAAAAGCGCCAGCGCTTGATCCTGCTGGGTTCGAAAAAGGGCACCCAACTGCCCACCCATCCACTGGCCAGCACAAACGCAGCTGACACGAAAAAACCTATTCCCAACCTTCCGTTCGGCCCCACCTGCTCGGATGCCCTGGGCGATCTCCCCGACGCGGAACGCTTCTTTGGATTGCTGGACAGCGACAATGTGAAAGCAACTGGCTTTGGCAAGCCATCCCCTTATGCGGCCGAGCTGCGCTGCCAAACCAACGATGCTTGGCATTTCGGCTATGTCCGCGATTGGAAATCCGGCGTGCTGACGTCGAGTGCCCGCACCGACCACACCGAAATTTCCAGAGGGCGCTTCGCAAAAACGCCTCCTGGCGCCGTCGAACCGGTAAGCCGCTTTTTCAAATTGGCGCCGAATGGCCTGTCAAACACGCTGCGCGCGGGCACCGATGCCGCGCGCGGTGCTTTTACCAGTCCCCGGCCGATCCATTATGCCTACAATCGCTGCGTAACCGTGCGCGAAATGGCCCGCCTTCACGGCTTCCCGGATTG harbors:
- a CDS encoding phage tail protein, translated to MADLTTDSLIDLSTPVTISQRDLLSPAVLMSLGLFTFGMEQAAYDQLSRRMTWRHEQNDRFLARPASQFAGPGEDHVSIAGTIIPEVAGNYGALAFLIDMADTGDAFPLMDGLGALWGFYRIDGLDQAHKVIMAGGIPRMVDFALELSRVE
- a CDS encoding contractile injection system protein, VgrG/Pvc8 family; protein product: MMAGNKAGLRLALDNGVDLAAKIDPRFLSLTLVEKRDGSADELTIALQNVDGKLAVPRAGQILSLALGWESRFDSHPVGLIDKGRFRVDEVEESGPPDQITIRARSADLAGTYAKRRNRVWHGTTLGALIGEIAARHGITARVHPDLAGQPIEALEQHNKSDMALVQDLGKRFDATATWKDRKILILPKGSATTAGGRTIPAITLTRQDGWQWRYIRAERGAQTGVEAQYHDGSTGTRKTVSEGSRDAYRLKHIYASKSSATRAAKSNLARRLRAKSRFEYYLAVADCRLRPNQRVALQGWSAAAGGTEWLIESVETTMDAGGIKQMVRLEGA
- a CDS encoding phospholipase D family protein, with the translated sequence MEFLDEHGALEQLRNMLALTQSATLAVAFWGDGAIERLALDRPGLALKIICNLESGACNPFELRKLRALAGPGNVLSDPRLHGKVYRTDSGAIVGSSNVSTNGLAVEGSGLRGWAEANLFTAEESVLSDLDCWIDARENAPDTHVVTEEDLLAAEALWKERSKLAPPSVLDRHDLFDAFKTSPDHAAWDYVKVFVWTEGVDENAEEEAKDLSCALDDESEFDYYQHCHDDFSAGEFVIEVKGIGRPRFEDIVQVPTPKIEGETLTFVKSLGSEINLPAFGNLTLSKEAKKLLAKAAKPLLARFSKSKPRYCIVPLRDAMDVLKSIEI
- a CDS encoding DNA cytosine methyltransferase, coding for MILNEGNLRPIAIDLFAGAGGLSLGFEQAGFDVAAAVEIDPIHCAIHKFNFPDTAVIPKSVVGLSASEIREAAGIGNRQVDCVFGGPPCQGFSMIGQRVLDDPRNSLVLEFVRIVAELGARTFVFENVKGLTVGRHKAFLEELIAAFGAKGYDVSPAKVLDASNYGVPQKRQRLILLGSKKGTQLPTHPLASTNAADTKKPIPNLPFGPTCSDALGDLPDAERFFGLLDSDNVKATGFGKPSPYAAELRCQTNDAWHFGYVRDWKSGVLTSSARTDHTEISRGRFAKTPPGAVEPVSRFFKLAPNGLSNTLRAGTDAARGAFTSPRPIHYAYNRCVTVREMARLHGFPDWFRLHATKWHGARQIGNSVPPPLARAIGFSIMEALNIAPIRPKGTIKLGDPNLLYMEMSQAAAHFSVAKPSSKRDRKSGARKRKQHEIEGARVSMEIVEAPPSCRSLKSGAQKRKQVNIERERLTRKASYA